Proteins co-encoded in one Papaver somniferum cultivar HN1 chromosome 5, ASM357369v1, whole genome shotgun sequence genomic window:
- the LOC113279470 gene encoding uncharacterized protein LOC113279470 — protein sequence MNALMIFDAEDIGEDMEDHKDPLELMLPISGCNIRKVLIDEGSSINILFYDMFKRMELNDEQLMTSYYTIYGFNGAPTKPLGDIVLEVKAGLMKASTRFSVVNAPSPYNAIIGRRWVHKLKGVAATYHQYLRFPTPEGVMEIKGDQLTARECQDLQINSIVNKKSSVKPEGGKRKLQLKTRRSICISNRSQGKA from the coding sequence ATGAATGCGCTGATGatattcgatgctgaagatatcggaGAAGACATGGAAGATCACAAAGACCCCTTGGAACTCATGCTACCAATATCAGGATGCAACATAAGAAAGGTTCTGATCGATGAAGGAAGCTCAATCAACATTCTATTCTACGATATGTTTAAACGAATGGAATTGAATGATGAGCAGCTGATGActtcttactacaccatctatgGGTTCAATGGCGCCCCAACGAAACCGTTAGGAGACATCGTCTTAGAAGTCAAGGCAGGGCTGATGAAGGCCAGTACCCGATTCAGCGTGGTGAACGCACCATCCCCTTATAACGCCATCATTGGACGAAGATGGGTGCACAAACTCAAAGGGGTAGcagcaacataccaccaataccttcGGTTCCCAACacccgaaggggtaatggaaatcaagggcgACCAACTCACCGCACGGGAATGTCAGGATCTACAAATCAACTCAATAGTGAATAAGAAGAGCAGCGTAAAGCCCGAAGGGGGAAAAAGAAAGCTGCAGCTAAAGACAAGGCGATCGATCTGTATCTCGAATAGATCTCAGGGAAAAGCCTAA
- the LOC113279472 gene encoding uncharacterized protein LOC113279472, producing MVVAECSVDAKFRAAQESKRSRMISLNKLANSVSGTVSSQVLITEFVSDSELEDSSLRNRVLKGNSPRKNAGVTPQLVINSSRQVITIAMEGVLVSFVHASCFPVTRRGLWQQLSSSDNNTPWLVMGDFNCVLRNEEKEGGRQPTTSVINDFCDWMDDSDLFEADFFGSKYTWANGKSGVRRILCKLDKAVINEAWLSKFENWRCKALPREVSDHSPLIGYPVVNARPKRVPFRVQKMWFTHSDFLRMVMESWNAPVSGSPAYIFPYNLKRLKIAMKEWNLRVFGNVYARIKHAKLTMEVALRISDEDSEDISKLNSAKEDLTTLQEIRTQQAIMLK from the exons ATGGTTGTTGCGGAATGTTCTGTTGATGCCAAATTTAGAGCTGCTCAAGAATCTAAGAGATCTCGGATGATATCCCTAAATAAGTTAGCTAACTCTGTATCTGGTACGGTTTCTTCACAAGTTTTGATTACTGAATTTGTCTCGGACTCGGAACTAGAGGATTCTAGTTTAAGAAACCGTGTTTTAAAAGGTAACTCGCCAAGGAAGAATGCTGGTGTTACACCACAGCTAG TTATTAATTCCAGTAGACAAGTTATTACTATTGCAATGGAGGGTGTGTTGGTgtcctttgttcatgctagttgttTTCCGGTTACGAGAAGAGGGTTATGGCAACAACTCTCTTCATCTGATAATAATACTCCGTGGCTTGTCATGGgggattttaattgtgttttgcGTAATGAAGAAAAAGAGGGAGGCCGTCAACCGACAACTTCAGTCATAAATGATTTTTGTGATTGGATGGATGATAGTGATCTCTTTGAGGCAGATTTTTTTGGTTCTAAATATACTTGGGCTAATGGGAAATCAGGTGTGCGTAGAATCCTTTGTAAGCTGGATAAAGCGGTAATTAATGAGGCGTGGCTTTCTAAATTTGAGAATTGGCGTTGTAAAGCTCTTCCCcgtgaagtttctgaccattctccTCTTATTGGCTATCCGGTTGTTAATGCTAGACCTAAGCGAGTTCCTTTTAGAGTCCAGAAGATGTGGTTCACACATTCAGATTTCTTGCGTATGGTTATGGAGAGTTGGAATGCTCCTGTTTCTGGGTCTCCTGCTTATATTTTTCCCTACAATCTCAAGAGGCTGAAGATTGCAATGAAGGAGTGGAATTTAAGGGTGTTTGGTAATGTTTATGCTAGGATCAAACATGCTAAATTAACAATGGAAGTAGCTCTTCGTATTTCTGATGAAGACTCGGAGGATATTTCCAAGCTGAATTCTGCCAAGGAAGATTTGACTACTCTTCAGGAGATTCGAACTCAACAAGCTATTATGTTGaaataa